From Streptomyces zhihengii, the proteins below share one genomic window:
- a CDS encoding ROK family protein: protein MNGNHTGGQGGRTALTPLEPKADRETVRRHNLSLVLRAVRDEGEATRAGVAGRVGLTRAAVSSLVEQLLESGFLTESGKTFSGQAGRPGTVLKVARSGLAGVGVEVNVDYVSVCVADLAGTDRVRLVEHLDNRGADPAVVFSRAAGIAARALVSAAEQDLRPMGAALALPGLVAAGTVREAPNLGWREVDAETPFADALAALRPDRRRLAVRSENEANLAALAELWFGGLGEARTFLYLTGEIGVGGALVLGGELLRGANGFAGEIGHVSVADDGPLCRCGARGCLEQYAGQAALLRAAGLDERSGARGVAELARRAASGEPRSRAALAGAGTMLGRVLSGAVNLFDPDAVVLGGIYRELLPWLAAPAGAELATRVVSGLWPADGVRLRAASPAADAARGAAALVLQDALADPVAYAHFGAT, encoded by the coding sequence ATGAACGGCAATCACACCGGCGGCCAGGGGGGCCGCACCGCCCTGACCCCCCTGGAGCCGAAGGCCGACCGGGAGACGGTGCGGCGGCACAATCTGAGCCTCGTCCTGCGCGCGGTCCGCGACGAGGGCGAGGCGACCCGCGCCGGTGTCGCCGGGCGGGTCGGTCTCACGCGGGCCGCCGTGTCGTCGCTCGTCGAGCAGTTGCTGGAGAGCGGCTTCCTGACGGAGTCGGGCAAGACCTTCAGCGGGCAGGCGGGCCGGCCGGGGACCGTGCTGAAGGTGGCGCGCTCCGGTCTCGCGGGCGTCGGTGTCGAGGTCAACGTCGACTACGTGTCGGTGTGCGTCGCGGACCTCGCCGGAACGGACCGGGTACGGCTCGTCGAGCACCTCGACAACCGGGGCGCCGACCCGGCGGTCGTCTTCTCGCGCGCCGCCGGGATCGCCGCGCGCGCCCTGGTGTCGGCGGCCGAGCAGGACCTGCGGCCGATGGGCGCGGCCCTGGCGCTGCCCGGGCTCGTCGCCGCGGGCACCGTGCGCGAGGCGCCCAACCTGGGATGGCGGGAGGTCGACGCCGAGACGCCGTTCGCCGATGCGCTGGCCGCGCTGCGGCCGGACCGGCGGCGGCTCGCCGTCCGCTCGGAGAACGAGGCGAACCTGGCGGCACTCGCCGAACTGTGGTTCGGCGGACTCGGCGAGGCCCGCACCTTCCTCTACCTGACGGGCGAGATCGGCGTCGGCGGCGCGCTCGTCCTCGGCGGTGAACTGCTGCGCGGCGCGAACGGGTTCGCCGGCGAGATCGGGCACGTCTCCGTCGCGGACGACGGACCGCTGTGCCGGTGCGGCGCGCGCGGCTGCCTGGAGCAGTACGCCGGGCAGGCCGCGCTGCTGCGGGCGGCCGGCCTGGACGAGCGGTCCGGCGCGCGGGGTGTCGCGGAGCTGGCCCGCCGGGCCGCGTCCGGCGAGCCGCGCTCCCGCGCGGCGCTGGCCGGGGCGGGGACGATGCTGGGGCGGGTGCTGTCGGGGGCGGTCAACCTCTTCGACCCGGACGCGGTGGTGCTGGGCGGCATCTACCGGGAGCTGCTCCCGTGGCTGGCCGCGCCGGCGGGCGCGGAGCTGGCGACCCGTGTGGTGTCGGGGCTCTGGCCGGCCGACGGGGTCCGGCTGCGGGCCGCCTCCCCCGCCGCCGACGCGGCCCGCGGCGCGGCGGCCCTCGTCCTCCAGGACGCCCTCGCGGACCCGGTCGCCTACGCCCACTTCGGAGCGACCTAG
- the xylA gene encoding xylose isomerase — protein sequence MTERFTPTPDHKFSFGLWTVGWQGRDPFGDATRPHLDPAESVRRLAELGAYGVTFHDDDLIPFGASETERESHIKRFRQALDATGLIVPMATTNLFTHPVFKDGGFTANDRDVRRYALRKTIRNIDLAAELGARTYVAWGGREGAESGAAKDVRVALDRMKEAFDLLGEYVTEQGYDLRFAIEPKPNEPRGDILLPTVGHALAFIERLERPELYGVNPEVGHEQMAGLNFPHSIAQALWADKLFHIDLNGQSGIKYDQDLRFGAGDLRSAFWLVDLLESAGYEGPRHFDFKPPRTEDFDGVWESAAGCMRNYLILKERAEAFRSDPEVVEALRASRLDELARPTAEDGLSGLLADRGAFEEFDVDAAAERGMAFERLDQLAMDHLLGAR from the coding sequence ATGACGGAACGCTTCACCCCCACCCCCGACCACAAGTTCAGCTTCGGTCTGTGGACCGTCGGCTGGCAGGGCAGGGACCCCTTCGGAGACGCGACCCGCCCCCACCTGGACCCCGCCGAGTCGGTCCGGCGCCTCGCGGAGCTGGGCGCGTACGGCGTCACCTTCCACGACGACGACCTCATCCCCTTCGGCGCGAGCGAGACCGAGCGCGAGTCGCACATCAAGCGCTTCCGCCAGGCGCTGGACGCCACCGGGCTGATCGTGCCGATGGCCACCACCAACCTCTTCACCCACCCCGTCTTCAAGGACGGCGGCTTCACCGCGAACGACCGCGACGTGCGCCGCTACGCCCTGCGCAAGACCATCCGCAACATCGACCTGGCCGCCGAACTCGGCGCCCGGACGTATGTCGCCTGGGGCGGCCGCGAGGGCGCCGAGTCCGGCGCGGCCAAGGACGTGCGGGTCGCGCTCGACCGCATGAAGGAGGCGTTCGACCTCCTCGGCGAGTACGTCACCGAGCAGGGCTACGACCTCCGCTTCGCCATCGAGCCCAAGCCCAACGAGCCCCGCGGCGACATCCTGCTGCCCACCGTCGGCCACGCCCTGGCGTTCATCGAGCGCCTGGAGCGCCCGGAGCTGTACGGCGTCAACCCGGAGGTCGGGCACGAGCAGATGGCGGGCCTCAACTTCCCGCACTCGATCGCCCAGGCGCTGTGGGCCGACAAGCTCTTCCACATCGACCTCAACGGCCAGAGCGGCATCAAGTACGACCAGGACCTCCGCTTCGGCGCGGGCGACCTGCGGTCCGCCTTCTGGCTCGTGGACCTGCTGGAGAGCGCGGGGTACGAGGGGCCGAGGCACTTCGACTTCAAGCCGCCCCGGACGGAGGACTTCGACGGGGTGTGGGAGTCGGCGGCGGGCTGCATGCGCAACTACCTGATCCTCAAGGAGCGCGCCGAGGCGTTCCGCTCCGACCCCGAGGTCGTCGAGGCCCTGCGCGCCTCCCGCCTCGACGAGCTCGCCCGCCCCACGGCTGAGGACGGCCTGAGCGGCCTGCTCGCGGACCGGGGGGCGTTCGAGGAGTTCGATGTGGACGCGGCGGCGGAGCGGGGGATGGCGTTCGAGCGGCTCGACCAGCTGGCCATGGACCACCTCCTCGGCGCACGCTGA
- the xylB gene encoding xylulokinase yields MPTNAVVIGVDSSTQSTKAAFTDAATGRLLAVGRAPHRVTGEGGARESDPAVWWSALRDAVAEGLTALRSTGTDASAVTGIAVAGQQHGLVVLDGAGVPLRPALLWNDTRSAPQAAALTEALGGPDAWTARTGSVPVASMTASKWQWLREHDPAAAKAAAAVRLPHDFLTERLAGVAATDPGDASGTCWYSTATGAYDPELLDLVGLDPALLPPVAATGGTRVGTLTAAAAAELGLPAGIAVAAGTGDNMAAAVGLGLGGEGLLDHPVLSLGTSGTVFAATRSRPASPALAGFAAADGTYLPLACTLNCTLAVDKVAALLGLEREAALPGGDVVLLPYLDGERTPDLPGASGLLTGLRHTTTPQQILGAAYEGAVVTVLRALDEVIRACGEDPAAPGAADRPLRLVGGGAQGRHWVETVRRLSGRPLIVPESTELVALGAAALAASAASGEDAVAVATSWGTGSGRALDAVERDTETWDRVSSVLDRASGPLLS; encoded by the coding sequence ATGCCGACGAACGCGGTCGTCATCGGGGTGGACAGCTCGACACAGTCCACGAAGGCGGCGTTCACCGACGCCGCGACCGGCAGGCTCCTCGCCGTCGGACGCGCACCCCACCGGGTCACCGGCGAGGGCGGCGCCCGCGAGAGCGACCCGGCGGTCTGGTGGAGCGCCCTGCGGGACGCGGTCGCCGAGGGCCTCACCGCCCTGCGGAGCACCGGGACCGACGCCTCGGCCGTCACCGGGATCGCGGTGGCCGGGCAGCAGCACGGCCTGGTCGTGCTCGACGGCGCGGGCGTCCCGCTGCGCCCCGCCCTGCTGTGGAACGACACCCGCTCGGCGCCGCAGGCCGCCGCGCTGACCGAGGCCCTCGGCGGCCCGGACGCCTGGACCGCCCGCACCGGGTCGGTGCCGGTGGCCTCGATGACCGCGTCGAAGTGGCAGTGGCTGCGCGAGCACGACCCGGCCGCGGCGAAGGCGGCCGCCGCGGTGCGGCTGCCCCACGACTTCCTCACCGAGCGGCTGGCCGGCGTCGCCGCCACGGACCCGGGCGACGCCTCCGGCACCTGCTGGTACTCGACGGCCACCGGCGCCTACGACCCCGAGCTGCTCGACCTGGTCGGCCTCGATCCCGCCCTGTTGCCGCCGGTGGCGGCGACCGGCGGCACCCGGGTGGGCACGCTCACCGCCGCGGCCGCGGCGGAGCTGGGCCTGCCCGCGGGCATCGCCGTCGCCGCCGGCACGGGCGACAACATGGCCGCCGCCGTCGGTCTCGGGCTGGGCGGCGAGGGGCTCCTCGACCATCCGGTGCTGAGCCTCGGCACCTCGGGCACCGTCTTCGCGGCGACCCGCTCCCGGCCCGCCTCTCCGGCCCTCGCCGGGTTCGCCGCCGCCGACGGCACGTACCTGCCGCTGGCGTGCACGCTCAACTGCACCCTCGCCGTGGACAAGGTCGCCGCCCTGCTGGGCCTGGAGCGGGAGGCGGCGCTGCCCGGCGGGGACGTGGTGCTGCTGCCGTACCTCGACGGCGAGCGCACCCCCGACCTGCCGGGCGCCTCCGGCCTGCTGACGGGCCTGCGCCACACCACCACGCCGCAGCAGATCCTCGGCGCCGCCTACGAGGGCGCCGTGGTCACCGTGCTGCGCGCGCTGGACGAGGTCATCCGGGCGTGCGGGGAGGACCCGGCCGCCCCCGGCGCGGCCGACCGCCCGCTGCGCCTGGTGGGCGGCGGTGCGCAGGGCCGCCACTGGGTCGAGACAGTGCGCCGCCTGTCGGGCAGGCCGCTGATCGTCCCGGAGAGCACCGAGCTGGTCGCCCTGGGCGCGGCCGCGCTCGCCGCGTCCGCCGCCTCGGGCGAGGACGCGGTCGCGGTCGCGACGTCCTGGGGCACGGGGTCGGGCCGTGCGCTCGACGCGGTGGAGCGCGACACGGAGACCTGGGACCGCGTCTCCTCGGTCCTGGACCGCGCCTCGGGCCCGCTCCTGTCCTGA
- a CDS encoding ATP-binding protein encodes MPASPEAARRLRRFARAVARRWRLAEHLDEALSVIVTELVTNVVMHSGSPWVSAVISFRGDALTVEVMDAGCWKHRRDRRQEPLDADVPCGRGLRLVDAYAHSTVARRSETGSVVLAEIALDGDRSARHAAEGEQAGRGLCAPAEDGAAGEPPGGDADPDLELEVELEFADALDEGTQAERDRELAEELDDMEIEEMERDLDFDLDLDARS; translated from the coding sequence ATGCCGGCCTCACCCGAGGCCGCCCGCCGACTACGGCGCTTCGCCCGGGCAGTCGCACGCCGATGGCGACTGGCCGAGCATCTCGACGAGGCGCTGTCGGTCATCGTCACCGAGCTGGTGACGAACGTGGTCATGCACAGCGGCAGCCCCTGGGTGTCCGCCGTCATCAGCTTCCGCGGGGACGCGCTGACGGTGGAGGTCATGGACGCCGGCTGCTGGAAGCACCGCCGCGACCGCCGGCAGGAGCCGCTCGACGCGGACGTGCCCTGCGGACGCGGGCTGCGCCTGGTCGACGCGTACGCGCACAGCACCGTCGCCCGCCGGTCGGAGACCGGGAGCGTGGTGCTGGCCGAGATCGCCCTCGACGGCGACCGCTCCGCGCGGCACGCGGCCGAGGGCGAGCAGGCGGGCCGCGGGCTGTGCGCACCGGCGGAGGACGGTGCGGCGGGGGAGCCTCCCGGTGGGGACGCGGACCCGGATCTGGAGCTCGAGGTGGAGCTGGAGTTCGCCGACGCCCTCGACGAAGGGACCCAGGCGGAGCGGGACCGGGAGCTGGCGGAGGAACTCGACGACATGGAGATCGAGGAGATGGAGCGCGACCTCGACTTCGACCTGGACCTGGACGCCCGGTCCTGA
- a CDS encoding ATP-binding protein — translation MDTVSERAADHWLTRALENAGAPDDRALHQQPAALLLVEGAAGTGRSRLARLMLERAASAGAGTLAVGFTPFGATVTARPPAAPSPPPAPRVPGRPPPGGTGTGTGRHGDEGDGRPRGTLREALAPLSGADRTPGGVPLLLVADDVHLADRPARDALRRVLARPPAGLAAVLTYRPEELREPGLVLGRTAALPASLAVRRLTLAPLDGEEVRALVDELLGGPDRGPTELYTRITQRSGGVPQVVVDLAGLLRETGEPRERYTLRDLEAAGVPPRLRQLALGRVAALPEELRPVAFAAAVLDEPAEAEELGAVAGLTAQAGTEALVRALRGGVLREDGLGRYAFFVPLAATAVYDAIPGPVRRLLHRSAARVLSHRRPEPWVALARHRRHGGEVRGWLHAVEQAATERAAAGDHQAAIDLLETTLSRTTVPLHARARLAPLLAHSAVLGLRSEQTVTVLRQILDEQSLPAAVRGQIRLDLGLLLCNQAVAGMQGWLELQRAVEELQERPVMAARAMAALAMPLLSTVPLERNLHWLRRAEKAGAESDDEEARTAVAANRVGTLMYIGDPAAWEALEALPRDTTDAVYQQHVARGLCNAADGAMWLGRLAPARELLAEGVELATRSGAAYVEEGARGTSLLLDWAEGRWDDLAARARAFAAEAETMPGMAVDGRTVLGMLALARGEWQQATAWLVGEGPREPNAAAVPHVAAASGAMIRMALVRDDVDAAVAEASAAWDRLRDKGVWVWGAELAPWAVEATLRSGRTAVARAMVAEYAAGLEGRQAPASDAALAWCRALVAEDAGDHTAATALFRQSALVYAGLPRPYAAVLATEGAARCRLAAGGDTAPAVADLASCVGRLTELGAVWDAARVRALLRAHQPADGHRPRGRPAYGDQLSPREQEVADLAATGLTNREIAATLHLSPRTVEQHVARARRKLESQSGQSLPRGRARRPG, via the coding sequence GTGGACACGGTGAGTGAGCGCGCGGCGGACCACTGGCTGACGCGCGCGCTGGAGAACGCCGGCGCCCCGGACGACCGCGCCCTCCACCAGCAGCCGGCCGCGCTGCTGCTGGTGGAGGGCGCGGCCGGGACGGGCAGGTCGCGCCTGGCCCGGCTGATGCTGGAGCGGGCGGCCTCGGCCGGCGCCGGGACGCTCGCGGTGGGCTTCACACCGTTCGGGGCCACGGTCACCGCCCGCCCTCCCGCGGCCCCGTCGCCGCCCCCGGCACCCCGCGTCCCGGGAAGGCCGCCGCCCGGCGGCACCGGCACCGGCACCGGGCGGCACGGCGACGAGGGCGACGGCCGCCCCCGCGGCACCCTGCGCGAAGCCCTCGCCCCGCTGTCGGGCGCGGACCGCACCCCCGGCGGCGTCCCCCTGCTCCTGGTCGCCGACGACGTCCATCTCGCCGACCGCCCCGCCCGGGACGCGCTGCGCAGGGTGCTGGCCCGGCCGCCCGCCGGGCTGGCCGCCGTGCTGACCTACCGGCCCGAGGAGCTGCGCGAACCGGGGCTGGTGCTCGGCCGCACCGCCGCCCTCCCCGCCTCCCTCGCGGTGCGGCGCCTGACGCTCGCGCCCCTGGACGGCGAGGAGGTCCGCGCGCTCGTCGACGAACTGCTGGGCGGCCCCGACCGCGGCCCCACCGAGCTGTACACCCGCATCACGCAGCGTTCGGGCGGGGTGCCGCAGGTGGTCGTCGATCTGGCCGGTCTGCTGCGGGAGACCGGTGAGCCGCGCGAGCGGTACACGCTGCGGGACCTGGAGGCCGCCGGGGTGCCGCCCCGGCTGCGGCAGCTCGCCCTCGGCCGGGTCGCCGCCCTCCCCGAGGAGCTGCGCCCGGTCGCCTTCGCAGCCGCCGTCCTGGACGAGCCCGCGGAGGCGGAGGAGCTGGGGGCGGTCGCCGGGCTGACGGCCCAGGCCGGCACCGAGGCGCTGGTGCGCGCGCTGCGCGGGGGCGTGCTGCGCGAGGACGGGCTCGGACGGTACGCCTTCTTCGTCCCGCTGGCCGCCACCGCCGTGTACGACGCGATACCCGGGCCCGTCCGCCGTCTGCTGCACCGCAGCGCGGCGCGGGTCCTCTCGCACCGGCGCCCGGAGCCGTGGGTGGCGCTGGCCCGGCACCGGCGCCACGGCGGCGAGGTGCGCGGCTGGCTGCACGCCGTGGAGCAGGCGGCCACGGAACGCGCGGCGGCGGGCGACCACCAGGCGGCGATCGACCTGCTGGAGACGACCCTGTCCCGGACGACGGTCCCGCTGCACGCCCGGGCCCGGCTGGCGCCGCTGCTGGCGCACAGCGCGGTGCTCGGACTGCGCTCCGAGCAGACGGTCACGGTGCTGCGGCAGATCCTCGACGAGCAGTCCCTGCCGGCCGCGGTGCGCGGGCAGATCCGTCTCGACCTCGGACTGCTGCTGTGCAACCAGGCGGTGGCCGGGATGCAGGGCTGGCTGGAGCTCCAGCGGGCGGTGGAGGAGCTCCAGGAGCGGCCGGTGATGGCCGCCCGGGCGATGGCCGCGCTGGCGATGCCGCTGCTGTCGACCGTCCCCCTGGAACGCAATCTGCACTGGCTGCGGCGGGCGGAGAAGGCGGGGGCGGAGAGCGACGACGAGGAGGCCCGGACGGCTGTCGCGGCCAACCGGGTGGGCACCCTGATGTACATCGGCGACCCGGCGGCCTGGGAGGCGCTGGAGGCGCTGCCGAGGGACACCACCGACGCGGTGTACCAGCAGCACGTCGCCCGCGGACTGTGCAACGCCGCCGACGGGGCCATGTGGCTCGGACGACTGGCACCGGCGCGCGAACTCCTCGCGGAGGGAGTGGAGTTGGCCACCCGCAGCGGTGCCGCGTACGTCGAGGAGGGCGCGCGCGGCACCTCGCTGCTGCTCGACTGGGCCGAGGGGCGCTGGGACGATCTCGCGGCCCGCGCGCGGGCGTTCGCCGCGGAGGCGGAGACCATGCCCGGCATGGCCGTGGACGGCCGCACCGTGCTCGGGATGCTGGCGCTCGCGCGCGGGGAGTGGCAGCAGGCGACGGCATGGCTCGTCGGCGAGGGGCCGCGCGAGCCGAACGCGGCCGCCGTGCCGCATGTGGCCGCCGCCTCCGGCGCGATGATCCGGATGGCGCTGGTCCGGGACGACGTGGACGCCGCGGTGGCCGAGGCATCGGCGGCCTGGGACCGGCTGCGGGACAAGGGCGTGTGGGTGTGGGGCGCGGAGCTGGCGCCGTGGGCCGTCGAGGCGACCCTGCGCTCGGGGCGGACCGCGGTCGCGCGGGCGATGGTCGCCGAGTACGCCGCGGGCCTCGAAGGGCGCCAGGCGCCCGCCTCGGACGCCGCCCTTGCGTGGTGCCGCGCCCTGGTGGCCGAGGACGCGGGCGACCACACGGCGGCGACGGCGCTGTTCCGGCAGTCGGCGCTGGTGTACGCGGGGCTGCCGCGCCCCTACGCGGCCGTGCTGGCGACCGAGGGCGCCGCCCGTTGCCGGCTCGCCGCGGGCGGGGACACGGCCCCGGCGGTCGCGGACCTCGCCTCCTGCGTGGGCCGGCTGACGGAGCTGGGCGCCGTCTGGGACGCCGCCCGCGTCCGCGCGCTGCTGCGCGCCCACCAGCCGGCGGACGGGCACCGGCCCCGCGGCCGTCCCGCGTACGGGGACCAGTTGTCACCGCGCGAGCAGGAGGTGGCGGATCTCGCGGCGACCGGGCTCACCAACCGGGAGATCGCCGCGACCCTCCATCTCTCCCCGCGCACCGTGGAGCAGCACGTGGCCCGCGCCCGCCGGAAGCTGGAGTCGCAGTCCGGGCAGAGCCTGCCCCGGGGCCGCGCCCGGCGCCCCGGCTGA
- a CDS encoding FlgD immunoglobulin-like domain containing protein has product MFRHLLMYRRTNRTAFTTVTTRTTVPTRTAFTAVTSAAIAVALGAGPATALPATARAAGPAGPAQGTAGAEVLVPAPAVHADGPQTLLTSGSDGMLHREGGGYLWTTTYNRTTRPVPELDGVPEESIVRQHDTVNRVTYTRPREDGGTDIVRIGMEDPRFGSTLTVPAGYLNPTVAGGWVLATVDQGDGTYRLVEYRNGRESPIRLPDGATTGAEPVTYGSAYGRLLIGWTGADGTPGYGVVGTPDNTVTPLPVRGEASSLRVTQEEVSWVTRDGGTTAVHIRGVDSTAAPRVVPLDVRSPGSAVQAYPVGDNVLWYEGEGGTLRLTPYAGAETSRDLLTGVESGYQLIEGRGEFAALGRDADGRRGIHLFGVDGLGLVSDLAVRQAPRTQVGRGTVRALSLAGGRLRHTTDLSGTTTLHGLDVGVGPQPRHGAALPDFAGLAPGRFADGGDEGTARLLTDPETGHDVLVTGDDPRQPADTFALPHADGRITGVSPEFLLYRAGGRVLVVDTARDRIVRDLPEQAAALDHGTLLVASRWLPGTVHGIDLRSGRITGALRTGASCVPDELQNSGTLLYWSCAGQDTAGVRDRATGRTWPAPATGTLLGDRFLAARNGGTLRLTGLEADGGTTDLGVVDHLKPTASGEDRGRTWTVDPGAGKLAWVDADDTVHVTAPQQAVSPLTVADSVTPATAGAAGWDGVWWLSKPAASWTLVLTDRRTGAEIRTWTGADTRGSVRVSWDGTSATGAPVPRGGYVWKLTAAPADGTGGPATATGQVRVTG; this is encoded by the coding sequence GTGTTCCGTCACCTGCTCATGTACCGCCGCACGAACCGCACCGCCTTCACCACCGTCACGACCCGCACCACCGTCCCGACCCGCACCGCCTTCACCGCCGTCACGTCCGCCGCGATCGCCGTGGCGCTCGGCGCCGGGCCGGCCACCGCACTGCCCGCCACCGCCCGCGCCGCCGGACCGGCCGGTCCGGCGCAGGGCACGGCGGGCGCCGAGGTGCTCGTACCGGCGCCCGCCGTCCACGCCGACGGCCCGCAGACCCTGCTGACCAGCGGCAGCGACGGCATGCTGCACCGCGAGGGCGGCGGCTACCTCTGGACGACCACGTACAACCGCACCACCAGGCCCGTCCCCGAACTGGACGGTGTGCCGGAGGAGTCGATCGTCCGGCAGCACGACACCGTCAACCGGGTCACCTACACCAGGCCGCGCGAGGACGGCGGCACCGACATCGTCCGGATCGGGATGGAGGACCCCCGCTTCGGCTCCACGCTCACCGTCCCGGCGGGGTATCTGAACCCGACCGTCGCCGGCGGCTGGGTGCTGGCCACCGTCGACCAGGGCGACGGCACGTACCGGCTGGTGGAGTACCGCAACGGCCGGGAGAGCCCGATCCGCCTCCCCGACGGCGCCACCACCGGCGCCGAACCGGTCACGTACGGCTCCGCCTACGGCCGGCTGCTCATCGGCTGGACCGGCGCCGACGGCACGCCGGGCTACGGCGTCGTCGGCACGCCGGACAACACGGTGACCCCGCTGCCGGTGCGCGGCGAGGCGAGCAGCCTGCGGGTGACGCAGGAGGAGGTGAGCTGGGTGACCCGCGACGGCGGCACCACCGCCGTGCACATCAGGGGCGTGGACAGCACCGCCGCGCCGCGCGTCGTCCCGCTCGACGTCCGCTCCCCCGGCAGCGCCGTGCAGGCGTACCCCGTCGGCGACAACGTGCTCTGGTACGAGGGCGAGGGCGGCACCCTGCGCCTGACCCCGTACGCGGGTGCGGAGACGTCCCGGGACCTGCTCACCGGCGTCGAGTCCGGTTACCAGCTCATCGAGGGCCGCGGGGAGTTCGCCGCGCTCGGCAGGGACGCGGACGGCCGCCGCGGGATCCATCTGTTCGGCGTGGACGGCCTCGGCCTCGTCTCCGACCTGGCCGTCCGCCAGGCGCCCCGTACCCAGGTGGGGCGGGGCACCGTCCGGGCACTGTCCCTGGCCGGGGGCCGGCTCCGGCACACCACCGACCTGTCCGGCACGACGACCCTGCACGGCCTGGACGTCGGCGTGGGCCCGCAGCCGCGGCACGGCGCCGCGCTGCCGGACTTCGCAGGACTCGCGCCGGGGCGGTTCGCGGACGGCGGCGACGAGGGGACGGCCCGGCTGCTGACCGACCCGGAGACGGGCCACGACGTCCTGGTGACGGGCGACGACCCGCGGCAGCCGGCGGACACCTTCGCCCTCCCGCACGCGGACGGCCGGATCACCGGCGTCTCCCCCGAGTTCCTGCTGTACCGCGCGGGCGGGCGCGTCCTCGTCGTCGACACCGCCCGCGACCGGATCGTGCGCGACCTGCCGGAGCAGGCCGCCGCCCTGGACCACGGCACCCTGCTCGTGGCGTCGCGGTGGCTGCCGGGCACCGTCCACGGCATCGACCTGCGCAGCGGCCGGATCACCGGCGCCCTGCGGACCGGCGCCTCCTGTGTGCCGGACGAACTCCAGAACAGCGGCACGCTGCTGTACTGGAGCTGTGCCGGGCAGGACACGGCGGGCGTCCGCGACCGGGCCACCGGGCGGACCTGGCCCGCACCCGCCACCGGCACGCTGCTCGGCGACCGGTTCCTGGCCGCCCGCAACGGCGGCACCCTGCGGCTGACGGGCCTGGAGGCCGACGGCGGCACGACGGACCTGGGCGTCGTCGACCACCTCAAGCCGACGGCGTCCGGCGAGGACCGCGGCCGGACGTGGACCGTCGACCCGGGCGCGGGCAAGCTCGCCTGGGTCGACGCGGACGACACCGTCCATGTCACCGCCCCGCAGCAGGCCGTCTCCCCGCTGACGGTGGCCGACTCCGTCACCCCCGCCACCGCCGGGGCCGCGGGATGGGACGGGGTCTGGTGGCTGTCCAAGCCCGCCGCCTCCTGGACGCTGGTGCTCACCGACCGCCGGACCGGCGCCGAGATCCGCACCTGGACGGGTGCGGACACCCGCGGCAGCGTCCGGGTGAGCTGGGACGGCACCTCCGCCACCGGCGCCCCGGTCCCGCGCGGCGGCTACGTCTGGAAACTGACCGCCGCCCCGGCCGACGGCACGGGCGGGCCGGCGACGGCCACGGGGCAGGTGCGCGTCACCGGCTGA
- a CDS encoding Lrp/AsnC family transcriptional regulator, with product MDRIDRQILHVLLTDARATYQELGRRVQLSANTVAERVRRLQASGVVRGYRAELDLHALGHGMEMISNIRLREGFDRAAFEEGLRTVPQVVGAMRLTGDFDYQLRMACADSREFEAVIDLLKAEHGVQRLNSRLLLHEVDLGPGRLVAP from the coding sequence ATGGACCGTATCGACCGGCAGATCCTGCACGTCCTGCTCACCGACGCCCGCGCCACCTACCAGGAGCTGGGCCGGCGGGTGCAGTTGTCCGCCAACACCGTCGCCGAGCGGGTGCGCAGGCTCCAGGCGAGCGGTGTGGTGCGCGGCTACCGTGCCGAGCTGGATCTCCACGCCCTCGGCCACGGCATGGAGATGATCAGCAACATCCGCCTGCGGGAGGGCTTCGACCGCGCCGCCTTCGAGGAAGGGCTGCGGACCGTCCCGCAGGTCGTCGGCGCGATGCGGCTCACCGGGGACTTCGACTACCAGCTCCGGATGGCCTGCGCCGACTCCCGCGAGTTCGAGGCCGTGATCGACCTCCTGAAGGCCGAGCACGGCGTCCAGCGCCTGAACAGCCGTCTGCTGCTCCACGAGGTCGACCTGGGGCCGGGACGGCTGGTCGCCCCCTGA